Proteins from a single region of Nocardiopsis dassonvillei subsp. dassonvillei DSM 43111:
- a CDS encoding NUDIX domain-containing protein yields MRLGVLPEVHDSVVCLTYTGDRPLLVRNRRRAWEFPGGHAEPEETFQDTARREAREEAGATLGDIRPVGHYVLSGGHVTVVTHAQVTALAPLTGEFETVEVRAFDVLPSDDQLSWADGLYAHLLRELGLPGAPPGPSANP; encoded by the coding sequence GTGCGTCTGGGGGTCCTCCCCGAGGTTCACGACTCCGTGGTGTGCCTGACCTACACCGGTGACCGGCCCCTGCTGGTGCGCAACCGGCGCCGGGCCTGGGAGTTCCCCGGCGGTCACGCCGAACCGGAGGAGACCTTCCAGGACACCGCGCGCCGCGAGGCCCGGGAGGAGGCCGGCGCCACCCTCGGCGACATCCGTCCCGTCGGCCACTACGTGCTCTCCGGCGGTCACGTCACGGTGGTCACCCACGCGCAGGTGACCGCGCTGGCTCCGCTGACCGGGGAGTTCGAGACCGTGGAGGTGCGGGCCTTCGACGTCCTGCCCTCCGACGACCAACTCTCCTGGGCGGACGGGCTCTACGCCCACCTGCTCCGGGAGCTGGGGCTGCCCGGGGCGCCGCCGGGGCCGTCCGCTAACCCCTGA
- a CDS encoding MBL fold metallo-hydrolase: MHDDVDVSGLPEGITPLGDDIFAIDTMLAGYPGIVSSYLIRSQRPCIVEVGTAGSARVLHEAVTRLGLAPADLATIVVTHIHLDHAGGTGDMAALFPNAEIVVHERGAHHLADPSRLMRSAEMVWGDRLDSLFGRMNPTEATRIRSVAETGEIDLGGGRRLVTHYAPGHAKHHMGLVDTLTGDLYVGDALGVYKPLTGEVSPATPPPDFDMEACLRTLRLFGDIDAQRLMFSHFGAVTSVPETLDRAESELRLWVETVRESHGSTGDLDHAIAMVRDKVVSRYAPMPPELPAESAAILDTLSGAEANVSGIVHWLDRLAREQAEARAAEEKERS; the protein is encoded by the coding sequence GTGCACGACGACGTGGACGTGAGCGGTCTGCCCGAGGGGATCACCCCGCTGGGCGACGACATCTTCGCCATCGACACGATGCTCGCCGGATACCCGGGGATCGTGTCGAGCTACCTCATCCGCTCCCAACGGCCCTGCATCGTCGAGGTCGGCACCGCCGGTTCCGCGCGGGTCCTGCACGAGGCCGTCACCCGCCTCGGGCTGGCTCCCGCGGACCTGGCCACCATCGTGGTCACCCACATCCACCTGGACCACGCGGGCGGCACCGGAGACATGGCCGCCCTGTTCCCCAACGCCGAGATCGTCGTGCACGAGCGCGGCGCCCACCACCTGGCCGACCCGAGCAGGCTGATGCGCAGCGCCGAGATGGTGTGGGGCGACCGGCTGGACAGCCTGTTCGGACGGATGAACCCCACCGAGGCGACCCGTATCCGGTCGGTGGCCGAGACCGGGGAGATCGACCTGGGCGGCGGGCGCCGACTGGTGACGCACTACGCCCCCGGCCACGCCAAGCACCACATGGGCCTGGTCGACACCCTCACCGGCGACCTGTACGTCGGCGACGCGCTGGGCGTGTACAAGCCGCTCACCGGAGAGGTCAGCCCGGCCACGCCGCCGCCGGACTTCGACATGGAGGCGTGCCTGCGCACCCTGCGGCTGTTCGGGGACATCGACGCCCAGCGGCTGATGTTCTCCCATTTCGGCGCGGTCACCTCGGTCCCCGAGACCCTCGACCGGGCCGAGTCCGAGCTCCGGCTGTGGGTGGAGACAGTGCGCGAGTCCCACGGCAGCACCGGCGACCTGGACCACGCGATCGCCATGGTGCGCGACAAGGTGGTCTCGCGCTACGCGCCGATGCCGCCGGAGCTGCCCGCGGAGTCCGCCGCGATCCTGGACACCCTCAGCGGTGCGGAGGCCAACGTGTCCGGCATCGTGCACTGGCTGGACAGGCTCGCCCGGGAGCAGGCCGAGGCCCGGGCTGCGGAGGAGAAGGAACGTTCCTGA
- the tyrS gene encoding tyrosine--tRNA ligase: protein MTDIIDELQWRGLLAQTTDLDALRKALADGPITLYCGFDPTAGSLHVGHLTQILTLARFQQAGHRPIALVGGGTGLIGDPKPNAERQLNSLETVRGWVDNLGGQLSAFLRFTPEGEQPEPTDAVLANNADWLGEINAIELLRDVGKHFSVNQMLARETVRSRLDGEGMSYTEFSYVLLQSYDYVQLYRRFGCTLQTGGSDQWGNITAGLDLVRRMDGNEPHGQAHGLTTNLLTKADGTKFGKTESGSVWLDPELTSPYAFYQFWFNADDRDVVRYLKTFSFRDRDEIEELERQTEERPQARAAQRVLAEDLTVLVHGEEECRKVKEASLALFGRADLSDLDARTLEAALAEVPRAEVDGPVDGLLVTDAFARSGLTPSKSAARRAIQEGGAYVNNVKVTDVEAVLRPEDVLQGRFVVLRKGKRNIGGLVLNG, encoded by the coding sequence GTGACCGACATCATCGACGAACTCCAGTGGCGCGGCCTGCTCGCGCAGACGACCGACCTTGACGCACTGCGCAAGGCGCTCGCCGATGGTCCGATCACCCTGTATTGCGGATTCGACCCGACGGCGGGCAGCCTGCACGTGGGCCACCTCACCCAGATCCTGACCCTGGCCCGTTTCCAGCAGGCAGGCCACCGCCCGATCGCGCTGGTCGGCGGCGGTACCGGTCTCATCGGCGACCCCAAGCCCAACGCCGAGCGCCAGCTCAACTCGCTGGAGACCGTGCGGGGCTGGGTCGACAACCTGGGCGGGCAGCTGTCCGCGTTCCTGCGCTTCACCCCCGAGGGGGAGCAGCCGGAGCCCACCGACGCCGTCCTGGCCAACAACGCCGACTGGCTCGGCGAGATCAACGCCATCGAGCTGCTGCGCGACGTCGGCAAGCACTTCAGCGTCAACCAGATGCTCGCCCGGGAGACGGTGAGGAGCCGGCTCGACGGTGAGGGCATGAGCTACACCGAGTTCAGCTACGTGCTCCTGCAGTCCTACGACTACGTCCAGCTCTACCGCCGCTTCGGCTGCACGCTGCAGACCGGCGGCTCCGACCAGTGGGGCAACATCACCGCGGGCCTGGACCTGGTCCGCAGGATGGACGGAAACGAGCCGCACGGCCAGGCGCACGGGCTGACCACGAACCTGCTCACCAAGGCCGACGGCACCAAGTTCGGCAAGACGGAGTCCGGCAGCGTCTGGCTCGACCCCGAGCTGACCTCGCCGTACGCCTTCTACCAGTTCTGGTTCAACGCCGACGACCGAGACGTGGTCCGCTACCTGAAGACCTTCAGCTTCCGCGACCGCGACGAGATCGAGGAACTGGAGCGCCAGACCGAGGAGCGTCCGCAGGCCCGCGCCGCCCAGCGCGTCCTGGCCGAGGACCTCACCGTCCTCGTGCACGGCGAGGAGGAGTGCCGCAAGGTCAAGGAGGCCAGCCTGGCCCTGTTCGGCCGCGCGGACCTGTCCGACCTGGACGCCCGCACGCTGGAGGCCGCCCTGGCCGAGGTTCCCCGGGCCGAGGTCGACGGTCCCGTCGACGGGCTGCTGGTGACCGACGCGTTCGCGCGGAGCGGCCTGACGCCGAGCAAGTCCGCGGCCCGCCGCGCCATCCAGGAGGGCGGGGCCTACGTGAACAACGTCAAGGTCACCGACGTGGAGGCCGTGCTCCGCCCCGAGGACGTGCTCCAGGGACGCTTCGTCGTGCTGCGCAAGGGCAAACGCAACATCGGCGGCTTGGTCCTCAACGGCTGA
- a CDS encoding alpha/beta fold hydrolase: MHHLTRPQGRIAYDLYGAGNTGPLVVCVPGMFDHRHSFRFVGAGLAEAGYRVAAMDLRGHGDSDTTFDDHTSRAAATDVIALTEELGGEDVVIVGNSLGAGAAAIAAQERPDLVAGIALLGPFLGPPSQGLFTRVGQRLLLLRPWGPRALTAVYDQLHTGRKPEGHRRQLELVLEMLRPADRYRAVYRTVYAPNETVSDAGGMRARAVVVMGELDPDWKDPRAQAERVASVVGGSVLMVPECGHYAHAQRPDVVVPAVEALLQEVVAGA; encoded by the coding sequence ATGCACCACCTCACACGTCCTCAGGGGCGGATCGCCTACGACCTCTACGGAGCAGGGAACACCGGACCGCTCGTGGTCTGCGTGCCCGGCATGTTCGACCACCGCCACTCCTTCCGCTTCGTCGGCGCGGGCCTGGCCGAGGCCGGATACCGGGTCGCCGCCATGGACCTGCGCGGCCACGGCGACAGCGACACCACCTTCGACGACCACACCAGCCGGGCGGCGGCCACCGACGTCATCGCCCTCACCGAGGAGCTGGGTGGAGAAGACGTGGTCATCGTGGGCAACTCCCTGGGCGCGGGCGCCGCCGCCATCGCGGCCCAGGAGCGGCCCGACCTCGTCGCGGGCATCGCCCTGCTCGGCCCGTTCCTGGGCCCGCCCTCCCAGGGCCTGTTCACCCGTGTCGGCCAGCGTCTGCTCCTGCTGCGCCCCTGGGGTCCCCGCGCCCTGACCGCCGTCTACGACCAGTTGCACACCGGCCGCAAGCCCGAGGGGCACCGGCGCCAGTTGGAGCTGGTCCTGGAGATGCTGCGTCCGGCCGACCGCTACCGCGCCGTGTACCGGACGGTCTACGCGCCCAACGAGACCGTCTCCGACGCCGGGGGGATGCGGGCCCGGGCCGTGGTGGTCATGGGCGAACTGGACCCCGACTGGAAGGACCCGCGTGCCCAGGCCGAGCGGGTGGCCTCCGTGGTGGGGGGTTCGGTGCTGATGGTGCCCGAGTGCGGCCACTACGCCCACGCGC
- a CDS encoding single-stranded DNA-binding protein translates to MQQESAVAPSRTAPDTPSPRQDPCESEHRNEILVAGRITARPLIRELPSGDRLATWRVCVARPRDSRYRGRRSDSITCTSFDRDLHEGIRAWRLGDVVRMTGELRRRTWRGREGVRSVCEVEARTATLVRAADGPAAGAVRR, encoded by the coding sequence ATGCAGCAGGAGTCCGCGGTCGCCCCGAGCCGGACCGCCCCCGACACCCCGTCCCCGCGGCAGGACCCGTGTGAGTCCGAGCACCGCAACGAGATCCTCGTGGCCGGGCGGATCACCGCCCGGCCCCTCATCCGCGAGCTGCCCAGCGGCGACCGGTTGGCCACCTGGCGGGTCTGTGTGGCCCGCCCCCGCGACAGCCGCTACCGCGGGCGCCGGTCCGACTCGATCACCTGCACCAGTTTCGACCGCGACCTGCACGAGGGGATACGCGCCTGGCGGCTGGGCGACGTGGTCCGGATGACCGGGGAGCTGCGCCGCCGCACCTGGCGCGGCCGGGAGGGCGTACGCAGCGTGTGCGAGGTGGAGGCCAGGACCGCGACCCTGGTCCGGGCGGCCGACGGCCCCGCGGCCGGGGCGGTGCGGCGGTGA
- a CDS encoding HAD-IIA family hydrolase, with translation MSLLAADRPLNEIHDAMLLDLDGVVYIGPRAVPAAPEAVGKARAAGARVAFVTNNAGRTPARIAEHLTELGVGAAPGDVVTSAEAAARLVGEHHPAGSDVLVVGDTALRQAVRRMGLRPVSVDSPSVVAVVQGYSRHMTRDLLDQGTVAVRRGAFYVASNNDATAPSEWGLTPGNGSFVRVIANATGVEPVVAGKPMRPLHEEGILRTGARNPLIVGDRLDTDIEGATAHGAAGMLVLTGVATPMDALAAPEHQRPSYLAWDLSGMNHTHPAVVREGDRTRCAGWTVTVTGGAPRVEGDGDRLDGLRALCVAVWADRAADPSGPAAREALSRLGW, from the coding sequence ATGTCCCTGCTCGCCGCAGACCGCCCCCTGAACGAGATCCACGACGCGATGCTCCTGGACCTGGACGGGGTCGTCTACATCGGCCCGAGGGCCGTACCGGCGGCACCGGAGGCGGTGGGCAAGGCGCGGGCCGCCGGAGCGCGGGTGGCGTTCGTGACCAACAACGCCGGGCGCACCCCGGCGCGCATCGCCGAGCACCTGACCGAACTGGGCGTGGGCGCCGCCCCCGGGGACGTGGTGACCTCCGCGGAGGCCGCCGCCCGCCTGGTCGGCGAACACCACCCCGCGGGTTCGGACGTACTGGTGGTGGGCGACACCGCGCTGCGCCAGGCGGTGCGCAGGATGGGGCTGCGCCCGGTGTCGGTCGACAGCCCCTCGGTGGTGGCCGTGGTGCAGGGCTACTCCCGGCACATGACCCGCGACCTGCTCGACCAGGGCACGGTCGCGGTCCGGCGCGGCGCGTTCTACGTGGCCAGCAACAACGACGCCACCGCACCCAGCGAGTGGGGCCTGACCCCCGGCAACGGGTCCTTCGTCCGGGTCATCGCCAACGCCACCGGGGTCGAACCCGTCGTCGCCGGAAAGCCCATGCGCCCCCTGCACGAGGAGGGCATCCTGCGCACCGGAGCGCGCAACCCGCTGATCGTGGGCGACCGGCTGGACACCGACATCGAGGGCGCGACCGCCCACGGCGCGGCGGGGATGCTGGTGCTGACGGGGGTGGCCACCCCGATGGACGCCCTCGCCGCGCCCGAGCACCAGCGCCCCAGCTACCTGGCGTGGGACCTGTCGGGCATGAACCACACGCACCCGGCCGTCGTCCGCGAGGGCGACCGCACCCGCTGCGCGGGGTGGACGGTGACCGTCACCGGCGGCGCACCACGCGTCGAGGGGGACGGGGACCGGCTGGACGGGCTGCGCGCGCTGTGCGTCGCGGTCTGGGCGGACCGGGCGGCGGACCCGTCCGGCCCGGCCGCACGCGAGGCGCTGTCCCGCCTGGGCTGGTGA
- a CDS encoding GNAT family N-acetyltransferase, which translates to MTTQIRPMERADIPRILPLLRAVHPCRVLTEDAMRWRAENPLPGMRETTLLAVEDGAPVGFLRSALRCDGEGPRSGRSLLATVAASHRDTDVGARLLDASERHLLEGGAEVLRTEAAEEGVQTGGEAFRRTVLERGYAPEETHRVLGLDLAALPALPKAPEGVELRPFGDYADDPREIYEVDRLASLDEPGADSWFPSYEGWRKDVWEHPLRAPDLSLLALVEGVPAAITCYVSDGETRMESSMTGTLREFRGRGLAGYAKAAALHRARERGMRYAYTGNHEDNAPMLAANRRLGYAPVGSETVYVRRLRG; encoded by the coding sequence ATGACGACTCAGATCCGCCCCATGGAGCGGGCCGACATCCCCCGGATCCTCCCCCTCCTGCGCGCCGTCCACCCCTGCCGCGTGCTGACCGAGGACGCGATGCGCTGGCGGGCGGAGAACCCCCTGCCCGGCATGCGTGAGACCACTCTGCTCGCGGTGGAGGACGGGGCCCCGGTGGGTTTCCTGCGCTCCGCGCTACGCTGCGACGGTGAGGGCCCCCGCAGCGGCCGGTCCCTCCTCGCCACGGTCGCCGCCTCCCACCGGGACACGGACGTGGGCGCGCGCCTGCTGGACGCCTCCGAGCGCCACCTCCTCGAGGGCGGAGCCGAGGTCCTGCGGACCGAGGCCGCCGAGGAGGGCGTCCAGACCGGGGGCGAGGCCTTCCGGCGGACCGTGCTGGAGCGGGGGTACGCCCCGGAGGAGACCCACCGCGTCCTGGGCCTGGACCTGGCCGCGCTACCCGCCCTACCGAAGGCTCCCGAGGGCGTCGAACTGCGGCCCTTCGGCGACTACGCCGACGACCCGCGGGAGATCTACGAGGTCGACAGGCTGGCCAGCCTGGACGAGCCGGGCGCGGACTCCTGGTTCCCCTCCTACGAGGGGTGGCGCAAGGACGTGTGGGAGCACCCGCTGCGCGCACCGGACCTGTCCCTGTTGGCACTGGTCGAGGGCGTGCCGGCCGCCATCACCTGCTACGTCAGCGACGGGGAGACCCGGATGGAGTCGTCCATGACCGGCACCCTGCGCGAGTTCCGGGGGCGCGGCCTGGCCGGGTACGCCAAGGCCGCGGCACTGCACCGGGCGCGTGAACGGGGCATGCGCTACGCCTACACCGGCAACCACGAGGACAACGCGCCGATGCTGGCCGCGAACCGGCGGCTCGGCTACGCCCCGGTCGGTTCCGAGACCGTCTACGTCCGGCGGCTCAGGGGTTAG